The genomic region GGTGTGAGGATATGGAAGAACCGGTGTTGGATTTCCAATTCGTCCACCGCAAAATCCATACCGGACAAATAGCGGCTTTCGACATAATCGCGCGCCTCGTTCCGATTAAAAACATCCGAGGAAATGATTTCGACGACAGACCGACGGCGGCTGTGTTCGGAATGCATAACCTTCAAACGCGCCCTGTCGCCCGCCATTTTGAAGGCGGCGCGGATTTTACGCAGTTCATTGTGCTGACCCTGTGTCAGTCCGAGCCGGCGTATGTCGCAGTTCGGTTGAAAATCGTTCAGGGGGATATAAGCCGTGGCGGCGTGGGAAAGCTGGCAGGAAAGCAAAGCCATACTTAAAAAAGAGGCGGCAGGTTTGGCAAAACGGCAGGGAGCAGGCAGTGGCACGGCTTTTCCTCTTGTTGGAAATTTTAGGAAATATACTAGATTGACGTGTGAAAGATGGTATTATCGCGGTTAACTTTTGTTAATAATGCGTACGTATGTCCGGCAGGCAGACATAACGGCGGAATCGGAACGTATAGTGGATTAACAAAAACCAGTACAGCGTTGCCTCGCCTTAGCTCAAAGAGAACGATTCTCTAAGGTGCTGAAGCACCAAGTGAATCGGTTCCGTACTATCTGTACTGTCTGCGGCTTCGTCGCCTTGTCCTGATTTTTGTTAATCCACTATAAAAGGATATTGAAGGAAAAAAACATGACTACTTACCGTATCGCACCCAGCATTTTATCGGCAGATTTTGCACGGCTTGGCGAAGAGGTGGAAAGCGTCATTGCGGCAGATGCAGATCTGATCCATTTTGACGTGATGGACAACCATTATGTGCCGAACCTGACCTTCGGGCCTATGGTTTGCGCGGCGTTGAAGCCTTATGCAAGCGTGCCGATCGATGTGCATCTGATGGTCGAACCCGTGGATGACCTGATTCAGTCGTTTGCCAAAGCAGGAGCATCAATCATCACGTTCCATCCCGAAGCGAGCCGCCATATTGACCGCAGCTTGAGCCTGATTCGGGACATGGGCTGTCAGGCGGGGCTGGTGTTGAATCCGGCAACGCCCGTATATCTGTTGGAAAACGTATTGGACAGGCTGGATATGGTTTTGCTGATGTCGGTAAACCCCGGGTTCGGCGGTCAGAGCTTCATTCCGTATACTTTGGAAAAAATCAGACAGGTTCGTGCCATGCTTGACCGCTATGAAGAGAAAAGCGGCAGACGTATTGCCATTGAAGTGGACGGCGGCATCAAAACCGACAATATCGCCGCCGCCGCCCAAGCCGGCGCGGATACCTTTGTTGCCGGTTCTGCGATTTTCAGCAAACCAGACTATAAGGCGGTGATTGATGCGATGAGGGCGGAACTGGAAAAAAGCGGCAGGCTGAACCTTGCGCCAATGATTGAAATAGAAATGCCGTCTGAAAATTAGCTCTGTTTCAGACGGCATTGCGTTATTTTTCGACGGGCAGCCCGAAATGCAGGTAGGCGCGTTCGGTCGCCATCCTGCCGCGCGGGGTGCGTTGCAGGAAGCCTTGTTGGATGAGATAGGGTTCGATAACGTCTTCGATGGTGTCTGTTGATTCGCCGATGGCGGCGGCAACATTGTCCAAACCGACCGGGCCGCCGCCGAATTTGTGCAAAACGGCTTCGAGGAATTTCCTGTCCATCACGTCCAGCCCCTGCACGTCCACGTCCAGCATACTTAAAGCGGCATCGGCGATGCCGCCGTCGATTGTGCCGTTGTTTTTCACGTCGGCGAAATCGCGCACGCGGCGCAACAGGCGGTTGGCGATGCGCGGCGTACCGCGGCTGCGTTTGGCGATTTCTTCCGCGCCTTCTTCGGACATATCGAGTTGCAGGAGTTGTGCCGAACGGCTGACGATGGTGGCAAGGTCGCGGTTTTCGTAAAACTCGAGGCGGGAGACGATGCCGAAGCGGTCGCGCAACGGATTGGTCAGCATACCGGCGCGGGTGGTCGCGCCGACAAGCGTGAAGGGCGGCAGGTCGATTTTAACGGAACGGGCGGCGGGCCCTTCGCCTATCATAATGTCGAGCCGGTAGTCTTCAAGCGCGGGGTAGAGGATTTCTTCGACAACAGGGCTGAGGCGGTGGATTTCGTCGATAAACAATACGTCGTGCGGATCAAGGTTGGTCAAAAGGGCGGCGAGGTCGCCGGCGCGTTCGAGGACGGGGCCGCTGGTTTGGCGCAAATTTACGCCCAATTCTTTGGCGATGATGTGCGCCAGTGTGGTTTTACCCAGCCCGGGCGGACCGAAAAGCAAGACGTGGTCGAGTGCTTCGCCGCGCTTTTTGGCGGCTTGGATGAAAATGGCGAGCTGTTCTTTGGCTTTATGCTGCCCGATATAGTCGTCCAGCGTTTTGGGGCGGAGGGCGCGTTCGAGCAGTTCTTCCTGTGCGGAGGCGGTTTGGGCGGCAACAATGCGTTGCGGTTGAGCGGCAGTCAGGTTGTCGGTTTGCAGCATAGTGTTCCCTTTGTCGGGTATGCCGTCTGAACGGTCGGCGGCGTTTCAGACGGCATTGAAAAGATAACGGTCAAAAGCGTTTTACCCGCGCGTTTCGCGCCAAACGAGATAGTCGCGCAGGGGCGGCATAGGCGGGTTGATGCAGTGTGGGCAGATGCCTGTGGTGTCTTCGTCGTCGCTGTCGATGTGATAGGCGTTGGGGTCGAAGCGGACTTGCTGCATCACCGCCTGCGCCAACGCCTGCGCCTGAACAACGTCGAAATTGAATTTTTCGAGGATTTCGTTCAATAGGCGGATTTCGCCACCGCTAAATTCCGCACTGTGTTTGAGGATGAGGCGTTGATAATCTTCGTTGTTGATTTTAGGCAATAAATCGGTTTTCAGGGTCATGATTTTATGTCGGGGGCGGAATGGCTGAAGCGTGAATTATAGCGGATATGGCGGCGGCTGTTGCAAAGCTTGGATTGGGTATCGTCCTCAAAACTTTATAGTGGATTAACAAAAACCAGTACAGCGTTGCCTCGCCTTGCCGTACTATCTGTACTGTCTGCGGCTTCGTCGCCTTGTCCTGATTTTTGTTAATCCACTATAAAAGTGGCTGCATTGGACGTTTTAATGTTTTTCTGTTTTGTCTTGCGCCGCTCGAAACGCTTTTTGCAATGGGGCGATTTGTGCCAGCCGCGCCCGGTCGATTTGTTCGGCGATAAGGTGCGCTTTTCCCTGCGAGCGGCATTCGGCGGCGATTTTGCCCGAATCCGCCTGATTGGCGGCTTCGAGTAAGGCGAGCCAGTGCGCGCGTTGCGGGTAGGGCGTGTGTTCGCGGTTCAGACGGCCTTGCGTGTCGGCAATGCAGACGTTCAATGCCGTCTGAAAGCGTTCGGGTCGTCTGAAAGCGTCGGTTTTTTTCAATACGTTCAGAATGGTTTGGCTTTTAAGCTGTCCGACTTGGTGGAAAATAATGTGCCAACGGCAAACCAATTCGGCAAGCTCGGCACAATGTTTCGGCGCACGCAGCCTTTGATTGACTTTGCGCACGGGTTCGACACCGGCGAGGTCGTGTCCGTGGTGGCGCGGCAGGATGTCGGACGGTGTTTTGGCTTTGCCCAAGTCGTGCAGCAGGGCGGCATAGCGTTCGGGCAGGCTCAAACCCATATCGGCGGCGCGTTGCAGCGTCATCAGGGTATGGATGCCGCTGTCGATTTCGGGATGGTAGTCGGCGCGTTGCGGCACGCCGAAGAGGGCATTGACTTCGGGCAGCAAGACTTTGAGCGCGCCGCATTCGCGCAACACTTCAATCATTTTGCGCGGATTTTTTTCCATCAAACCTTTCGCAAACTCCTGCCAGACGCGTTCGGCAACCAATGCGTCCGCTTCGCCGTTTTCCACCATCTGCCGCATCAGCTTTATGGTTTCTTCGGCGATTTCAAACTTGTAACGCGCGGCAAAGCGGGCAGTACGCAGGATGCGGACGGGGTCTTCGGCAAAGGCTGGGGAAACGTGGCGCAAAATGCCTGCCGCCAAATCCCGTTGTCCGCCGAAAGGGTCGATAATCTTGCCGTCCGCATCTTGCGCCATCGCGTTGATGGTCAGGTCGCGGCGCATCAAATCCTGCTCCAGCGTAACGTCTTTGTCGGCGTGGAAACTGAAACCGACGTAACCTTTGGCGGTTTTGCGCTCGGTGCGGGCGAGGGCGTATTCTTCGTGTGTTTCGGGATGGAGAAACACGGGAAAGTCTTTGCCGACTGGCTGGAAGCCTTGCGCCAGCATGGTTTGTGCGTCTGCGCCGACGACCACCCAATCGCGGTCTTTGACGGGCAAGCCCAAAAGATAATCGCGGACGGCACCGCCGACGAGATAAGTCTGCATATGCTTCCTATTTTAAAGTTATCAACAATGCCGTCTGAAGCCGCTTCAGACGGCATTGTTCCAACCGGCGGTTATGCTACGCCTTTTTTCTCGAGATAGCTTTCGTAATCGCCCAAGTAGTGTTCATATCCGCCTTTGCCGTCCAATTCAATGATTTGGGTAGCCAGGGAAGAAACGAACTGACGGTCGTGGGAGACGAAAATCAGCGTGCCGTTGTATTTTTCCAGCGCCATGTTCAAGGATTCGATGCTTTCCATGTCCATGTGGTTGGTCGGTTCATCCATGACTAAGACATTGGGTTTCAACAGCAACAGTTTGCCGTAAAGCATACGGCCTTTTTCACCACCGGAGAGAACCTTCACTTTTTTCACGACATCGTTACTGCCGAAGAGCAAACGCCCCAAAGTGCCGCGGATGACTTGTTCGTCGTCGCCGTCCTGCCCCCATTGGCGCATCCATTCGCTCAAATCCATATCGACATCGAAGTCGTTTTCGTGATCTTGCGGATAGTAGCCGACGCTGGCTTTTTCCGCCCATTTGATGCTGCCTTCGTCCGGCAGCAGACCGTCTGAATATTCGGGGTTGTACGCGCCGGCCAAGAGTTTCAGCAGGGTGGATTTGCCCGCGCCGTTCGGGCCGATGATGGCGAGGCGTTGTCCCGCTTCAAGGATAAAGTTCAGGTTTTTAAACAACTGGGTTTCAAAGCGTTTCGCCAGTTTTTCAACTTCCACAGCCTGACGGTGCAGCTTGGCTTTTTCATCGGCTTCAAAACGGATATACGGGTTTTGACGGGTAGAGGGTTTGACCTCGACCATCTCCGATTTGATTTTGTCTGCCTGTTTCAGACGGCTGGTTGCCTGACGGGCTTTGGATTTGTTGGCACTGAACCGCGCCACAAATTCTTGCAATTCCTGCAATTTTTCCTTCGCCTTGGCATTGTCTTTCAGGGCGCGTTCGCGCGATTGGGCGGAGGCGAGCATATAGTCGTCGTAGTTGCCCGGATAGATGGTGATGGTGTTGTAATCCAAATCTGCCATATGCGTGCAGACTTCGTTCAAGAAGTGGCGGTCGTGCGAGATGATAATCATCGTGGAGTCGTACTGGTTCAACACGCCTTCCAACCAACGGATGGTATTAATGTCCAAGTTATTGGTCGGTTCGTCCAAGAGCAATACATCCGGCTTGGAGAACAGGGCTTGCGCCAGCAAT from Neisseria meningitidis harbors:
- a CDS encoding ABC-F family ATPase, with the protein product MISTNGITMQFGAKPLFENVSVKFGEGNRYGLIGANGSGKSTFMKILGGDLEQTAGEVAIENGVRLGKLRQDQFAYEDMRVLDVVMMGHTEMWAAMTERDAIYANPEATEDDYMKAAELEAKFAEYDGYTAEARAAELLSGVGISEDLHNATMAEVAPGFKLRVLLAQALFSKPDVLLLDEPTNNLDINTIRWLEGVLNQYDSTMIIISHDRHFLNEVCTHMADLDYNTITIYPGNYDDYMLASAQSRERALKDNAKAKEKLQELQEFVARFSANKSKARQATSRLKQADKIKSEMVEVKPSTRQNPYIRFEADEKAKLHRQAVEVEKLAKRFETQLFKNLNFILEAGQRLAIIGPNGAGKSTLLKLLAGAYNPEYSDGLLPDEGSIKWAEKASVGYYPQDHENDFDVDMDLSEWMRQWGQDGDDEQVIRGTLGRLLFGSNDVVKKVKVLSGGEKGRMLYGKLLLLKPNVLVMDEPTNHMDMESIESLNMALEKYNGTLIFVSHDRQFVSSLATQIIELDGKGGYEHYLGDYESYLEKKGVA
- a CDS encoding Spy/CpxP family protein refolding chaperone; translation: MPLPAPCRFAKPAASFLSMALLSCQLSHAATAYIPLNDFQPNCDIRRLGLTQGQHNELRKIRAAFKMAGDRARLKVMHSEHSRRRSVVEIISSDVFNRNEARDYVESRYLSGMDFAVDELEIQHRFFHILTPQQQQMWLSSCLK
- the ruvB gene encoding Holliday junction branch migration DNA helicase RuvB, with translation MLQTDNLTAAQPQRIVAAQTASAQEELLERALRPKTLDDYIGQHKAKEQLAIFIQAAKKRGEALDHVLLFGPPGLGKTTLAHIIAKELGVNLRQTSGPVLERAGDLAALLTNLDPHDVLFIDEIHRLSPVVEEILYPALEDYRLDIMIGEGPAARSVKIDLPPFTLVGATTRAGMLTNPLRDRFGIVSRLEFYENRDLATIVSRSAQLLQLDMSEEGAEEIAKRSRGTPRIANRLLRRVRDFADVKNNGTIDGGIADAALSMLDVDVQGLDVMDRKFLEAVLHKFGGGPVGLDNVAAAIGESTDTIEDVIEPYLIQQGFLQRTPRGRMATERAYLHFGLPVEK
- a CDS encoding multifunctional CCA addition/repair protein — its product is MQTYLVGGAVRDYLLGLPVKDRDWVVVGADAQTMLAQGFQPVGKDFPVFLHPETHEEYALARTERKTAKGYVGFSFHADKDVTLEQDLMRRDLTINAMAQDADGKIIDPFGGQRDLAAGILRHVSPAFAEDPVRILRTARFAARYKFEIAEETIKLMRQMVENGEADALVAERVWQEFAKGLMEKNPRKMIEVLRECGALKVLLPEVNALFGVPQRADYHPEIDSGIHTLMTLQRAADMGLSLPERYAALLHDLGKAKTPSDILPRHHGHDLAGVEPVRKVNQRLRAPKHCAELAELVCRWHIIFHQVGQLKSQTILNVLKKTDAFRRPERFQTALNVCIADTQGRLNREHTPYPQRAHWLALLEAANQADSGKIAAECRSQGKAHLIAEQIDRARLAQIAPLQKAFRAAQDKTEKH
- the rpe gene encoding ribulose-phosphate 3-epimerase; the encoded protein is MTTYRIAPSILSADFARLGEEVESVIAADADLIHFDVMDNHYVPNLTFGPMVCAALKPYASVPIDVHLMVEPVDDLIQSFAKAGASIITFHPEASRHIDRSLSLIRDMGCQAGLVLNPATPVYLLENVLDRLDMVLLMSVNPGFGGQSFIPYTLEKIRQVRAMLDRYEEKSGRRIAIEVDGGIKTDNIAAAAQAGADTFVAGSAIFSKPDYKAVIDAMRAELEKSGRLNLAPMIEIEMPSEN